In one Hyphomicrobium sp. 99 genomic region, the following are encoded:
- the rpsN gene encoding 30S ribosomal protein S14, translated as MAKTSSIEKNNRRRKMTAEQAPKRKRLKLLAKDRTKTPEERFAARLKLAEMPRNGSKVRIRNRCEITGRPRGNYRKLRMCRNQLRELASQGRIPGMVKASW; from the coding sequence ATGGCTAAGACCAGTTCGATTGAAAAGAATAACCGTCGTCGCAAGATGACGGCGGAGCAGGCACCCAAGCGCAAGCGCTTGAAGCTGCTCGCCAAGGACAGGACGAAGACGCCGGAAGAGCGTTTCGCCGCTCGCCTGAAGCTTGCTGAGATGCCCCGTAACGGCTCGAAGGTTCGCATCCGCAATCGTTGCGAGATCACCGGTCGTCCGCGCGGCAACTACCGTAAGCTCCGGATGTGCCGCAACCAGCTGCGTGAGCTGGCGAGCCAGGGCCGTATCCCGGGCATGGTCAAGGCGAGCTGGTAA
- the rpsH gene encoding 30S ribosomal protein S8 — MSVNDPLGDMLTRIRNAQMRRRPKVATPASSLRARVLDVLAEEGYIRGYSRVELKGELPQFEIELKYYNGQPAIREIERISKPGRRVYSAVKGIPIVANGLGVAILSTPKGVMSDSKAREANVGGEVICNVF, encoded by the coding sequence ATGTCCGTGAATGATCCGTTGGGCGATATGCTGACCCGTATCCGGAACGCGCAGATGCGCCGCCGGCCGAAGGTTGCCACCCCTGCTTCTAGCCTCCGCGCCCGCGTCCTCGACGTGCTCGCAGAGGAAGGCTATATCCGTGGCTACAGCCGCGTCGAATTGAAGGGCGAACTGCCTCAGTTCGAGATCGAGCTCAAGTATTACAATGGCCAGCCGGCCATCCGTGAGATCGAGCGCATCTCGAAGCCCGGCCGTCGCGTCTATTCGGCGGTAAAGGGAATTCCGATCGTCGCCAACGGCCTCGGCGTTGCTATCCTGTCTACGCCCAAGGGCGTCATGTCGGACTCGAAGGCGCGCGAAGCCAACGTCGGCGGCGAAGTCATCTGCAACGTATTCTAA
- the rplF gene encoding 50S ribosomal protein L6 yields MSRIGKKPVPVPSNVTATIAGQTVKMKGPKGELAFTVPDALKVQRTDEGIDVSLLEDTKLARSEWGMSRTQIANLIKGVTDGYSQDLEIHGVGFKASMKGKDTLTLSVGYSHDVVLKIPAGVDVKVGGAKSELVSVSGIDKQAVGQVASIIRASRKPEPYQGKGVRYKGEYILRKEGKKK; encoded by the coding sequence ATGTCGCGCATCGGTAAGAAACCCGTTCCGGTCCCGTCGAACGTGACGGCGACGATCGCCGGTCAGACCGTCAAGATGAAGGGTCCTAAGGGCGAGCTCGCCTTCACGGTTCCCGACGCCTTGAAGGTCCAGCGGACGGACGAAGGCATCGACGTCAGCCTTCTCGAAGACACGAAGCTTGCACGCTCCGAGTGGGGCATGTCGCGGACACAGATCGCGAACCTCATCAAGGGCGTGACCGACGGATACAGCCAGGATCTCGAGATCCACGGCGTCGGCTTCAAGGCTTCGATGAAGGGCAAGGACACGCTGACGCTTTCCGTCGGTTACAGCCACGACGTCGTGCTGAAAATCCCGGCTGGCGTGGATGTCAAGGTCGGCGGCGCTAAGAGCGAACTGGTGTCGGTCTCCGGCATCGACAAGCAGGCGGTCGGCCAGGTGGCATCCATCATCCGTGCCTCCCGCAAGCCGGAGCCCTACCAGGGCAAGGGCGTGCGCTATAAGGGCGAATACATCCTCCGCAAGGAAGGCAAGAAGAAGTAG
- the rplR gene encoding 50S ribosomal protein L18: MANSNQKFTNRKARVRRSLRAASNGRPRLSIHRSSENIYAQVIDDVKGVTLASASTLEKDLKSSLKTGADKAAAAAIGKLVAERAVKAGVTEVVFDRGGFLFHGRVKALADAARDGGLKF; the protein is encoded by the coding sequence ATGGCCAACAGCAATCAGAAATTTACGAACCGCAAGGCGCGTGTTCGTCGAAGCCTCAGGGCCGCCTCGAACGGTCGTCCCCGGCTTTCCATCCACCGCTCGTCAGAGAATATCTACGCGCAGGTGATCGACGACGTGAAGGGCGTAACGCTCGCTTCGGCTTCGACGCTTGAGAAAGACCTCAAGAGCTCGCTGAAGACGGGCGCCGACAAGGCTGCAGCTGCCGCTATCGGCAAGCTCGTTGCCGAGCGTGCCGTCAAGGCCGGCGTCACCGAGGTCGTCTTCGACCGCGGCGGCTTCCTGTTTCATGGGCGCGTTAAGGCGCTCGCCGATGCCGCCCGCGATGGCGGTCTGAAGTTTTAA
- the rpsE gene encoding 30S ribosomal protein S5, translating to MARGPQRDRGRDREERDSEFSDKLVHINRVAKVVKGGKRFGFAALVVVGDLKGRVGFGHGKAREVPEAIRKATEGAKRNLLRVPLRDARTLHHDSVGRHGAGKVILRSAPAGTGIIAGGAMRAVFEMVGVHDIVAKSMGSTNPYNVVRATFDALKAQENPRGVAARRNKKVSDIVSRRRDGSAAAEAGADV from the coding sequence GTGGCACGTGGACCCCAGAGAGACCGTGGCAGAGATCGCGAGGAACGCGATAGCGAGTTTTCCGATAAGCTCGTTCACATCAATCGCGTCGCCAAGGTCGTCAAGGGCGGTAAGCGCTTCGGCTTTGCTGCGCTCGTCGTCGTAGGCGACCTGAAAGGCCGCGTCGGCTTCGGCCACGGCAAGGCCCGTGAGGTTCCGGAGGCGATCCGCAAGGCGACCGAAGGTGCAAAGCGCAACCTTCTTCGCGTGCCGCTTCGCGACGCTCGCACGCTTCATCACGATAGCGTCGGCCGTCACGGCGCCGGCAAGGTGATCCTGCGCTCGGCTCCGGCCGGTACCGGCATCATCGCAGGCGGTGCAATGCGCGCCGTTTTCGAGATGGTCGGTGTGCACGACATCGTTGCAAAGTCGATGGGCTCGACGAACCCCTATAACGTCGTCCGCGCCACGTTCGATGCGCTCAAGGCGCAGGAAAATCCGCGCGGCGTCGCAGCTCGCCGGAACAAGAAGGTTTCCGACATCGTGTCGCGTCGTCGCGACGGCTCGGCTGCGGCCGAGGCTGGTGCGGACGTCTGA
- the rpmD gene encoding 50S ribosomal protein L30, with protein sequence MATKKTITLKQVRSANRRPERQADTLIGLGLNKIGRTSTVEDTPAVRGMLKKVQHLVQVEEGK encoded by the coding sequence ATGGCGACGAAGAAAACGATCACGCTTAAGCAGGTGCGGAGTGCCAACCGGCGCCCCGAGCGGCAGGCCGATACGCTGATCGGCCTCGGGCTGAACAAGATCGGTCGCACCTCGACGGTTGAAGACACGCCGGCCGTACGCGGCATGCTGAAAAAAGTTCAGCATCTCGTTCAGGTCGAAGAAGGGAAATAA